Below is a window of Patescibacteria group bacterium DNA.
CCCGAAAGGATAATTTTTTCATCTTTTTTTTCTAAAACAAGTAAAGTTTTTTCTTGTCTACTTGGTAATTTTTTTAGAATTTCTTCAATTTTTTTAGTTTTAATTGCCGGCAGTTCTAATTTATCTAAAATAATGATTTTTTTATTCAAAACCTTATCAGAAAGAGCCATTTTTAAAGCTAATTTTTTGACTTTTTTATTAATTTTCTTTCTATAGTTTCTTTCTTTACGCGGACCAAAAATAATACCACCGCCTCGCCATAGAGGAGATCGAATTGAGCCTGCTCTCGCCCGACCCGTTCCTTTTTGTCGCCAAGGTTTTTTACCACCACCTCGAACTTCACCACGGGTTTTCGTGTTTGCCCAGGGTTTTCTTAAATTAGCCAACATGGCCACAACCACCTGGTGAATAATTTCTGGTTTCGGTTTTAGACCAAAAACACGAGAAGAAACGCTGGTCGTGCCAACTTTTTCACCGGCCTGATTGTAAAGATCTATCTTCATATTAAGAACTTTTTATCTCTAATAAATTGCCTCGTCCACCCGGAACAGCGCCTTTGACAATAAGCAAATTTTTCTCTGGTTGAACTTCTATCACTTCTAAATTTTTAATACTCACCCTTTCATTACCCATCCGACCAGCCATTTTTTTACCCTTTAACACTCTTTGTGGCGCCGTTGCTCCAATTGAACCAGGGTGACGGGCATCATGTTTAGTACCGTGACTAGCGGGCATTCCCTTAAAACCATGTCTTTTGACAACTCCGGCAAATCCTCTTCCTTTTGAAAGGCCAGAAATAGTAACCTTCTCACCTGGTTTGAAAATTGAAACCTCGATTTTATCCCCAATTTTATATTCTTGAATTTCTGATTTTGAATTTTTAATTCTGAATTCTTTGAGATATTTAAATTCTTTTCCTTTTTCGGTTTTTTTTATTTTTTTCGATTTCTTTTTTTCAAAGCCAATTTGAATTGCTTCATATTTATCTTTCTCTTTGGTTTTAATCTGGGTAACAAAACAAGGTCCAGCCTTGATTAAGGTTACGGGAACGACCTGATCATTCTTAAAAATCTGAGACATTTCTATTTTTTTCCCTAAGATAAATTTCATGACCATATAAATTAATTCTCTGAATGAAAAACTGGGCTCACGCCCAGTTTTTCAAGGCGGATAAGAGAAATTAAAAATTAAAATTTAATTATTTTAATGAAAAACATTGGATCATTAAAAAATAATTTACGTTTTTATTTCCACATCAATTCCGGCCGGTAACTGTAAATCTGTTAAAGCTTCAATCGTTTTGGGCGTCGGCTCTAAAACGTCAATTAATCTTTTGTGGATCCGACTTTCAAATTGATCACGGTGGTCTTTATGAACAAAAGTCGAGCGGAGAACAGTATATTTTCTTTTTTCTGTTGGCAGAGGAATCGGGCCAAAAATTTTTACCCCTGTTCTTTTTAATGTCTCAATTACCGTCCTAGCTGACTGATCAAGAATTCGATGATCATAAGCCCTTAATTTTATTCTTAACCGAGGTTTAAATTCAATCTCTTCTTTTTTCTCTTTAATAACTTTTTTCGGTCGCGGCATCTTATAAAATAAACTAATAAATTATTAAAGAATTAATAAATTAAAAAAATTAAAGCTATTTTTGGACAGGTTATCACTTAACTATTTTTGTCACCACCCCTGCTCCAACCGTTTTACCTCCTTCCCGGATAGCAAATCTCTGTTTCTCTTCTAAAGCCACTGGTTTAATCAGTTTAATTTTAAGATTAAGGGTATCACCAGGCATAGCCATTTCTATTTTTTCTGGTAAGGTCACCTCACCAGTCACATCAGTTGTCCTGATATAAAATTGTGGTTTATAGCCAGAGAAAAATGGGGTATGTCGACCTCCTTCTTCTTTTGATAAAATATAAGTTTCCGCTTCAAATTCGGTATGAGGAGTAATCGTGCCTGGTTTAGCAATAACCTGACCTCTTTCTACTTCCTCTTTTTTAATTCCTCTTAAAAGAATACCAGTATTATCACCCGCTTGACCCTCATCTAATGATTTTCTAAACATTTCAATACCAGTAACTACCGTTTTTTGTGTTGGTCGTAGACCAACAATTTCTACCTCATCATTTAAATGAATTTTTCCTCTCTCGATTCGACCGGTTACCACCGTCCCTCGACCCTCAATAGAGAAAACGTCTTCAATAGGCATCAAAAATGGCTTGTCAATTTCTCTTTTTGGTTCCGGAATATAAGAATCCAAGGTATTGACCAATTTAATAATTGGTCCACACCACTGACAATCTTCTTTGCCACAACCACACTCTAAAGCTTTAAGAGCTGAACCGCGAATAAAAGGAATTTCATCGCCGGGAAATTCGTATTTCTTAAGAAGGTCTCTAACCTCTTCTTCGACTAAATCAACCAAATCTTTATCTTCAACCATATCAATCTTATTTAGAAAAACAACTATGGCCGGAACACCAACCTGACGGGCCAAAAGAATATGCTCTCTGGTTTGAGGCATAGCACCGTCGGGTGCAGAAACTAATAAAATCGCACCGTCCATCTGAGCAGCACCAGTGATCATATTTTTTACGTAGTCAGCGTGTCCTGGACAGTCAATATGAGCATAATGTCTTTTCGGTGACTCATACTCAACATGAGCGATATTAATCGTTAATCCTCTTTCTCTTTCTTCTGGCGCATTGTCAATCTGATCAACGCCCTTATCCTCGGCCTTTAAACCAATGGCTCTTAAACACTTTAAAATGGCAGCCGTTAAGGTGGTTTTGCCATGATCAACATGGCCGATAGTGCCCACGTTTAAATGTGGTTTAATTCTTTCAAATTTTTCCCTTTCAGCCATAGATTTAACCTCAATTTTTCGTAAAGATGCTTAAAATAAGGTTTCTTTACGAAATTAATTTTAAAGATAAATTAGAATAATTATAACAAATAATTATAACAAAAAACATCTTCTAATCAAGAGGTTTTTCAACAGGGCTGTGAATAACTATTTTTTAACTTCTGTTGTTATTTTTTCTTGAATATTCGTTGGTACCTCCTCATAATGAGAAAATTCCATGGTAAAACTTCCTCTACCCTCGGTCATTGAACGAAGAATGGTCGCATAACCAAACATCTCTGCTAAAGGAACTAATGCATCAATTACCCTCGCTTCGCCTCGAGTTCTTGTTTCTAAAATTTTTGCCCTTTTAGCATTTAAATCACCAATCACCTCGCCCATAAATTTTTCTGGCACAATCACTTCTAATTTCATAATTGGTTCAAGAAGAACTGGGGCGGCCATTTTTTCTCCTTCTTTAATCGCTCTTTGGGCGGCAATTTTAAAAGCAATTTCCGACGAGTCAACTTCATGAAAAGAACCATCGTAGACCGCCACTTTAAGATCAACAACTGGATAACCAGCTAAAACTCCTTCATTTAAAGCTTCAATCACCCCCTTCTTAATAGCTGGAATATATTCTTTAGGAATAATACCACCTTTAATCTCGTCAATAAATTCAAAACCTTTACCTCTTTCTGCTGGTTCTAAACGAAGCCAACAATGACCATACTGACCACGACCGCCTGATTGATGAATATATTTACCTTCAACTTTAATTGGCTTAGTGATAGTTTCCTTGTAAGCTACTTGAGGTTTACCAACATTAACCTCCAGACCAAATTCTCTTTTCATTCTTTCAATTAAAATATCTAAATGAAATTCTCCCATACCAGAAATAATTGTCTGTTGAGTTTCTTCGTCAGTTTTCACTTTAAAGGTTGGATCCTCCTGGGTGAGTTTGCTTAAAACTAAGCTCATTTTCTCTTGGTCGGCTTTTGTCTTTGGTTCAATGGCTACAGAAATGACTGGTTCGGGAAAGGTAATTTCTTCTAAAATGATCGGGTGGTTTTCATCGCAGAGAGTGTGACCGGTAGCCGTATTTTTTAAACCCACTGAAGCGGCAATTTCACCAGCATAAATCTCTTTAACCTCTTCTCTTTTATTGGCGTGCATTCTTAAAATCCGACTAATTCTTTCTTTCTCGTTGTTATTAGCGTTTAAAACGTAGGAGCCGGCTTGAAGTTTGCCAGAATAAACTCGGAAATAATTGAGTGTCCCTGCAAATGGATCAGCTGCGATTTTAAAAACTAAAGCGGCAAAAGGCTCCTCGTCAGAAGGTTTTCTGATAATTTTTTCTTTTGTTTTTGGGTCAAAACCTTCAATTGGTTTAACTTCTAAAGGTGAGGGTAAATAATCACAAATCGCATCAAGTAAGGGTTGAACACCTTTATTTTTTAAAGCCGAACCACAAAGAACTGGAACAATTTTTGCCTCAACTATTGCTTTTCTTAAAACCTTCTTTAAGTCTTCGATTTTTATCTCTTGCCCCTCAAGGTATTGATGCATCAATTTATCGTCATGCTCAACAATCGCTTCAATTAATCGATGGCGATATTCTCTAATTTTTTCTTTTAAATCTGGCGGTGGCACTTCTTCTTTTATTTCTTTACCCATTTCATCTAAATAGATAATTGCCTTTTCTTTCAGTAAATCAACGACGCCTTTAAAATTATTTTCTGCTCCGATTGGCAATTGAATCGGATAAGCATTTTTCGTTAATCTTTCATGAATACTTTTTAAAGAGCCGTAAAAATCAGCCCCTAAACGATCCATTTTATTGATAAAGGCAATGATTGGCACGTTAAATTTTTCTGCCTGATGCCAAACTGTTTCTGATTGAGGCTCAACGCCAGCCACACCATCAAAAACTACAACCGCCCCATCTAAAACCCTTAAGGATCTTTGAACTTCGGCTGTAAAATCAATATGCCCTGGCGTGTCAATAATATTAATGCGACAATCTTGCCAAAAACAAGTCGTGGCGGCCGCCGTGATGGTCACGCCATGTTCTTTTTCTAACTCCATCCAGTCCATATCAGTTGTTCCATAATGGACTTCTCCAACTTTATGTTTCTTTCCGGTGTAATACAAAATTCGTTCGGTAACAGTTGTCTTACCGGCGTCGATGTGAGCAATGATGCCAATGTTACGAGTTTTTTCTAAAGAATATTCTCTTGGCATAATTTTATTTAACAAACTTGGCTAGATGGGCAAAGGCTTTATTAGCTTCAGCAGTTTTATGAAGTCTTTCTTTTTTCTCCACAGCTGAACCAGTGTTTTTTGCCGCGGCTAAAATTTCCTCGGCTAATTTCTCTATCATCGATTTCCCTTTTTTCTCTCTAGCTGCTTCAATTAACCAACGAGCAGCTAAAGTAAATTTTCTTCTCTCATTGACTGGCACAGGAATTTGATAATTGGCCCCGCCAATGCGACGAGATTTGACCTCCACCTGGGGTGAGGCATTTCTAATCGCTCTTTGAAAAACTTCTAAGGGATCCTCTTTTGTTTTTTCCTTGACGATTTCAAAACTTTGATAGACAATTTTTTGGGCCAATGTTTTTTTACCTTTTCTCATTACGTAATTAATAAATTTAGCAATAGTTTCGCTCCCATATTTTGGATCAGGTAAAATTTTTCTAAGAGGTGCTCTTTTGCCACGCATAATAAAAATTTTAATAATAATCCTATTTGCTCTTTTTTGCCCCGTAAAGACTCCGTCCTTGTTTTCTTCCTTCTACTGGCGCCGCGTCATAGACGCCTCTTACAATGTGATACCTTACGCCTGGCAAATCTTTAACCCTCCCTCCTCTTACTAAAACAACCGAGTGTTCTTGTAAATTATGACCAATGCCAGGAATATAGGCCGTAATTTCTTCACCCGAAGAAAGTCTGACACGAGCAATTTTTCGTAAGGCAGAATTAGGTTTTTTTGGTGTCATCGTCGTTACTTTCAAACACACGCCCCTTTTAAAGGGCGAGGGTTTAGAAATTCTTTTTCTTTTTAAAATATTAAAAATAGTTTGTAAAGCAACAGATTTGCTCTTTTTCTGAATTTTTTTTCGACCCTTTTTGATTAATTGAGAAATAGTTGGCGACATAGTAAAAAAATATTATACAAGACAACCGTTTATTGTCAAGAAATTTTATCCCCAAAGAAGGAGGGGTCGTCCAATAATCAATTTAAAAGTAAAAGAAACGATTGCAAAAATAAGAGGTAAGCCAAAGAAAACAAAAATTAAAATTAAAAATAAACCCATTCTTTCTAAAATTCTTTCATAGCGTTTAAAATAAGTAGGTAAAAGAGAAAAAAGAATCCTTGAACCATCTAAGGGGGGGATAGGGACTAAATTAAAAACGGCTAAAAAAATATTGGCAAAGGTAATCATCGAAAGAAAGTGAGTAAAAGAATTAAGAGGCAAAAACCTGACCATTAATCCAAAGATTATAGCTAAAGCCAGGTTGGCTAGTGGTCCGGCTACCGCGACTATACCTGGTCCGTATTTTTGATTTTTTAAAAGATAAGGATTAAACGGTACTGGCTTAGCATAAGCAAAAAGAAATCGACCATGAGTATAAATAAATAGAAAAAGGGGGATCAAAATTGTACCAAAAGGGTCGATGTGGGCTAAAGGGTTTAAAGTCAATCGACCAGCTTCTTTGGCGGTTGAATCTCCTAATTTATCAGCCGACCAGGCATGAAAATATTCGTGGATAACGGCTGAAGGAATAATAATAAAAAAGAAAAAAAATAAATTCATATCGTTTCGCTTTTTCTACGAATTACGAATTTTTTACGAATATACGAATTTGTATATTTGTCCTGATTGGTAAATTTGTTATCAATTCTCTTGCCAAAATCTTAAAATTATGTTAAATTAATTTATCAACTTATTCAATTAATTATTTCTCCTATGTCTCGAATTTGTCAAATTTGTCAAAGAGGGACGAGGGTCAAAATTTCTCGTTCTCATTCTAACATCGCCACCAAAAAAAGGCAATACCTTAATTTAAAAAAGAAAAAAATTGGCAAAAGAAAAATCAAGATTTGTACCAGATGTCTCAAGGCAAAATCAAAAATTAAAATTACAAAGAATCGGGGTGTGGCCCAGTTGGTCTAAGGCGCAGCCTTGGGGTGGCTGAGATCGGCGGTTCGAATCCGCCCACCCCGACTATTATTTTAAACTCAATGAAAGTTGATCTCCACATCCATACTTATTATTCTCGCGATAGCCTTTCTCGTCCAAAAGATATAATTGAAATGGCTTTAGAGCGAGGTATTCAAGGCTTGGCTATCACCGACCATCACGAGATTAAAGGAGCCATTGAAGCATTAAAAATTGCTTTTGATAAAAATATTTTAATTATTCCTGGTCTTGAAGTAAAAAGTCAAGAAGGCGATATTTTGGCTCTTGGCATTACCAAAAAAATTCCTCAAGGACGACCGGCTTTGGAAACGATAAGACTTATAAAAAAAATTGGTGGCTTGGCTATTCTCCCTCATCCTTTTTCTTGGACCAATCCTTTCAAGTTTAAAAAAATCGATTTAACCGAGCTAATTAATCTCATTGATGCAATTGAAGTTTTGAATGCAGCTATTTTTCGCACGGCTAATCAAAAAGCTTTATTTTTTAGTCAAAAATATTCTTTACCTTTCACAGCTGGCTCTGATGCCCATCATCCTTCTTTTGTTGGTCGAAGTTATTTAGAATTAATAAAAGAAGTAAAATCAGAAAAAGAAGTTTTTGAAGAAATTAAAAAGAAAAATACTTGTCTGGGGGGTAGAGAAATCAATTTATTAGAAATGGTCAAGGACAAAACCTTCAAGACAGTGAAAATAATTAAAAGTTTTCTTTATGCTCGAAGAAAATAAAAAAATTTTTGAAGAAGCAATAAAAAAATCAGATCAATATTTCTCTCTCGTTCGTCTTTCGCCTAATATTATTACTCTTGGTTCGTTAATTTTCGCGATTTTTTCTTTTATTTCTTTAATAAAAAATAATTTATGGCTGGCTGGGTTTTCTTTTCTTTTAGCCGCTCTTCTTGATTGGTTAGATGGAAAAATTGCCCGAGCAACCAAAAGGGTTACTCGGTTAGGTGCTTACCTTGATACAATCATTGACCGATACGTGGAAGGACTTGTTTTACTCGGTTTTCTTTTTTTATCTTTACCCAAATTTATTTTACCTGCAACGATTTGGGTTTTTCTGGCTCTTTTTGGTAGTCTTTTAACCACCTATTCAAAATCAGCGAGAAAAGAAAAAGGACTTTCGGCTCAGAAGTCAAAATTTAGTTTAGCTGGTCGAGGCGAAAGAATTATTCTCATTGCCCTCTCGATGTTTTTAGGAATCTTAAATCTTCGCTTAACGACTTATCTTATCTTTGCTCTTGCCATTATCTCTAATTTCTCAGCCTTCCAACGAATCTTTTTAACGATCAAAAAATATCTTTAGTTAAAGATTCAGCACGCTGACTAACTGTTTAATTAAAGAAAGAACGACTGGTGGTGGTAATAAACTATAAGAAGGAACATTTTGATCATCTAATACCACCCAAGGCTTTTCAATAATTTTCACTTGAGATGATTTTTCATCCCAAATATAAGTGTATTCAGGTGTAATTTCATAATCATCGACATATTCTTTGGCTTTAGCCACCGGAATTGAATTTCTTAAAAGAATTTTTGGAATACCAAAAAGAGAGAAGGCTTGAGCAATAATTTTTCCGTCTTTCGTCAACCGATCTTTAATTGGTTCAATGCCTAAAGCGTCACCTTCTTTAGCCACCATTCGAGTTTTTTGACAGGTTGGCTGATCACAACAAAGATAAAATTCCTTTGTTTTCTCATTATAACCAATTTCTTTAGTCGGTAAAAGTTTAAGATTTCTAGGGGTTTGACAAATCGGACAAACAACTCGGTATTTGATCCTTTCATTAATAATAGAGTCGGGTAAATCAATTAAAACAAAAATATCTGGGTCATCACGATAATCAATTAAGTCACGAAAAAATAATGAATAAGAAACTTGGTCCATTTCCCTAGGAAAGCCATCAATAAAAAGTGCTTTATGTCCTAACTTGGCAATTTCTCTTTTAATTAGAGCCAAAATAAATTCTGTTGGCAAAAGTGTTTTGGTACTTCTCTCGGCTAGAGAATTTAAAGCTTTTTCAATAGGCATAAAACCGCGATAATTTCTTTTTAAAAAATCGATAAGGTCTTCTTTTCTTTTTGGATCTCTAAATTCCTGATCAATGGCGCGCACTGCATCGCCGACAGAAAAATGAACGATTTTTTCCGGTGCGACAACCTCGGCAAACATCTTGGCATAAGTTCCTTTGCCAGAATTTTTTTTACCTAAAAGATAAGCAACGAAGGTATTTTTTTTCAGATATTCTCTTAGTTTTCTAATTTCCTTACCCGCTTTCAATTCAAAATATTTTTTTCTTTCTTCTGGATCATTCAAGTCAAATTTTTGGTTTAATCCTTCAATTTTTGTTTTAAAAATGGGAAATTCCATATAGATGAGGTTTTATAGATTATTTATGGCAATTTGTAAATTGACATCTTATTTGTAAACTCGCATTATGCTGATTAATTTCAAAAATTATATCACCCAATTGATCAGTTCGCAAGATTTGCGTCTTGATTTTTTCTAAATTTCTTAAAACGCGTAAAGAAGGATGGCCATATTTATTTTTTCCTACTGAGATAACGGCATAAGTTGGTTGAACTTTTTCCAAAAATTCTAAACTAGTTGAATCTTTTGAGCCGTGATGGGCAACTTTCAAGAGGTCAGCTTTCAAATCTAAATTATTTTTGATTAATTTTTCTTCAACCTTTTTGGTCGCGTCACCAGTCAAAAGAATTTTAATTTGACCAAAAGTTAATTTTAAAACAAGAGAGGCCTCGTTATCATTTTTAAATTTTTGACCAATTAAATTTTCAAAAGGGAACAATGTTTCTAAATAAAGATTGTCAAAAATAAAATTTCTTCCCAGCCAAATAATCTCTTTCTTTATTTTATTTTCTTCGATTTCTCTTAAAAATTCTTGGTAGGTTAAATCTTCATCTTTCACGCCATTATAAAAAACTTGTCCAACTTGATATCTTTTTAAAATCTCAACCAAACCATTGAGATGGTCCGGGTCAGGATGAGTTAAAATCAGTAAATCAATCTTTCGCTCATAAAAGGGTAAGTACTGATCTAATTTATAAATAATATTTTTGTCTGGACCACCATCAATTAAAATGTTTTTTTTCTCCGGCGTTCTGATTAAAATGGCATCACCCTGACCAACGTCTAAAAAAATAATTTTGAGTCTTCCTTCTTGGCCAGATAAATTCGTTTCGGAGGGCGATAAGGTTAAAAACTGTCGCCCTTGAATATCTTCTTTTTCTCTAAAATAAAAATAGCCAAGAAAAACTAAATTGATAATTAAAAGGCCGCCAACAAGGAAAATTAACCAGACAGAACGACTTTCAGGTTTATTTTTCAAGGTTTTCATTTTTTTAATTTTATTTTCTGATTAAATTGAATTCCTAAATAAAATTTGGCGATCGTTTAAAAATATTTAGTTAGGTAATGTTTTCTTATTGACCAAGTAAAATAGAAAATAGCTAAATAAAGAATAATTATAATGAGAAAATGAATTTGGCCAAAATTAATAGAAAAAAGAGGAATTTGAGAAAATAGAGTTAAAATTTTATTAAGAAAAAAGATAATCGACCAAGGAAGAAAAAATAAAATTTTTGCTAAAGGATGAAAGATCAAAACACAAAAGGCAAATAAAAAACCAAAGGCCATTAAATAGGGCAAAATATTTAAAACTAAAAGATTGGCTAGAGGAGCGCCCAAAGAAAGATTGCCCCAATAGTATATAACCAAAGGAAAAACAAAAATCTGAGCGGAAAAAGTTGTGGCCAAAGCTTGACGAATATTGATAATTTTGTCTGGTAAAAATTTAAAGACGTGGTAAAAAACTTCTGACAAATAATGAATACCAAAAATGCCTAAATAGGAAAGTTGAAAACCAAGATCGTTTTTTAATAATTTGGGATTGAAAAGAAGCATTAAAGCGGCGGCGAAAACAATTAAATTTAAGCCACCCTTACGCCGACCAGCTTTTTCTGCTAAAAGTAGGAGAAATCCCATAATCCCCGCCCTAACTGCTGAAGCCGCACCTCCAGTTAAAACAACATAAAAAATCAACATCAAAGAAATAAGCCAAAAAACATTTTGGCGTTTCAAAAAGAAAAATGAAAGACAAAAAATGAAAAGAATTTTTGTCATTGTCATCACATGAAGACCAGAAACAGCTAAAATATGAGCTATGCCGGTCTTTGAAAAAACCTCCCGCATTTTTTGTGGCACTTCTTTTTTAAGACCCAAAAGCAATGTAGAAAAGATGCTTCCCTCTGGTTCGGTAAAGTTTTGGTCAATAGCCAATTTAATTTTTTCTTTGATTTTAAAGATTTGAGCCATAATTGGGTTGCCCTGATTTCTCTCTAAAATTTTAATTGTTTTTGGCCAACAGGTGGAGTAGATGTTGTAGCGCGCTAGATATTCGTGATAAGCAAATTTTTCTATTGGTTTTGGTTCGTTTAATTGACACTCAACTTCTAATCGATCGCCATATTGGTAGGAAGAATAAAGGGGGACGAAAATTAAAACCTGGCCTTTAATTTTTTTTAATTGATTATCTACAATTAATCTTTTTGCTTCTACCGCTAATTCTCTTTTGTCAATCCTCTCTTCGGCTTTTTTAACGACGCCTTCAAAAATAACTTTTTCATTATTATAAAACTGAATCCTGTCTGGTGTTGTTTTTGGCCAACTTAAATAATATCTTAAAAGACCAAAAAGAAAAAAGAATAAAGCCAGACTAAAAATTCTTATTTTTTTCTTTGGCCAAACAAAAATTAAAAAAATAAGACTAAACAGAAAAATAACACAACAAACAAAAAAAGAGATTTTTAAAAAAGAGGCTAAAGCAATGCCCAAAATGAAAGCCAAACAAAAAATCAAAAAAATTTTATATTTGGGTAACATAGATAAATGCAAAATGTAAAAAGCGAAACGCCAAACGAAAATCAAAAATTCAAAATTAATCAAAAAATAATTCTACATTTTAAATTCCGTTTTGGTTTTTGAGGTCTAATTTTTAATTTGATTTCAATGAGTCTAAAGAAATTTATTTTTTTTCTTAGTAACAATCGCTGACAAAAGCATGCCGACCAAGAGTCCTAATGTATTTGTCCATAAATCATTAAAAGAAGGGTCCAAACAAATACCCTCAGCAACATATTCATGAAAAAAATTAAAAAATAAGCCAATTAAAAAAGCCAAACCAATCGATAGACGTAAGAGATAAACAAGCAAAAGGGTAAAAATTAAAAAAGCAAAAAAATGAAGAATATTAAAAATCAGGTTCGAAGGTGGAACGTCAAGGACTAGAAATTCTTTTAAATTAGAAAATTTTTTACCGAGGGGTGGCTGAAACCAGAATTGAAAAAAATTCCGCAAATTGTATTTAATCCTTTCCCAGCCATATCGCTGATAAAGCATTTTTTGATCAGCAGGCTTTAAATAATAACCAAAGCCATAACCTTGACCAAATCGACAAACTTTATCAACCCTGCCAATCACAAAAAAATCTATCAGCAACAGAAAAATTAGGAAAAGAAAAATTACCTTTGGAGATCTAAACAGTTTCATTGATTATTAGGACAAAAAATTAAATATAAATTCAGAAAAATAAGATATTTAAATATCTTATTTTTTGGTTTTTATTAGTGTTGTTTATTTTAAATTTTAAATATTTGATTTTTTTAGATATGCTTTTATAAACTCGCCTATTTCTCCGTCTAAAACTTTCTGAACTTCATTAGTTTGATAGCCGATCCGATGATCTTTGACCATTTTATAAGGATGTAAAACATAAGATCGAATTTGATAGCCCCAAGAAGCTGGCATAATTCTGCCACGTAATTTTTCTTTTTCTTCTTCTTTTTTCGCTTGATTAAATTGATAGAGTTTTGAAAACAAAATTTTTAGTGCTCGTTCTTTATTTTGGTGCTGTGACCTTTCAGCTTGACAAGTGACTGTAATTTTTGTTGGTAAATGAGTAATTCTCACCGCACTTTCTACCT
It encodes the following:
- the rplD gene encoding 50S ribosomal protein L4 yields the protein MKIDLYNQAGEKVGTTSVSSRVFGLKPKPEIIHQVVVAMLANLRKPWANTKTRGEVRGGGKKPWRQKGTGRARAGSIRSPLWRGGGIIFGPRKERNYRKKINKKVKKLALKMALSDKVLNKKIIILDKLELPAIKTKKIEEILKKLPSRQEKTLLVLEKKDEKIILSGRNLPYLKITLANNLNLIDLLNYKYLLSTKGGLKKIEEIYGKES
- the rplC gene encoding 50S ribosomal protein L3: MVMKFILGKKIEMSQIFKNDQVVPVTLIKAGPCFVTQIKTKEKDKYEAIQIGFEKKKSKKIKKTEKGKEFKYLKEFRIKNSKSEIQEYKIGDKIEVSIFKPGEKVTISGLSKGRGFAGVVKRHGFKGMPASHGTKHDARHPGSIGATAPQRVLKGKKMAGRMGNERVSIKNLEVIEVQPEKNLLIVKGAVPGGRGNLLEIKSS
- the rpsJ gene encoding 30S ribosomal protein S10, which encodes MPRPKKVIKEKKEEIEFKPRLRIKLRAYDHRILDQSARTVIETLKRTGVKIFGPIPLPTEKRKYTVLRSTFVHKDHRDQFESRIHKRLIDVLEPTPKTIEALTDLQLPAGIDVEIKT
- the tuf gene encoding elongation factor Tu, which codes for MAEREKFERIKPHLNVGTIGHVDHGKTTLTAAILKCLRAIGLKAEDKGVDQIDNAPEERERGLTINIAHVEYESPKRHYAHIDCPGHADYVKNMITGAAQMDGAILLVSAPDGAMPQTREHILLARQVGVPAIVVFLNKIDMVEDKDLVDLVEEEVRDLLKKYEFPGDEIPFIRGSALKALECGCGKEDCQWCGPIIKLVNTLDSYIPEPKREIDKPFLMPIEDVFSIEGRGTVVTGRIERGKIHLNDEVEIVGLRPTQKTVVTGIEMFRKSLDEGQAGDNTGILLRGIKKEEVERGQVIAKPGTITPHTEFEAETYILSKEEGGRHTPFFSGYKPQFYIRTTDVTGEVTLPEKIEMAMPGDTLNLKIKLIKPVALEEKQRFAIREGGKTVGAGVVTKIVK
- the fusA gene encoding elongation factor G; the encoded protein is MPREYSLEKTRNIGIIAHIDAGKTTVTERILYYTGKKHKVGEVHYGTTDMDWMELEKEHGVTITAAATTCFWQDCRINIIDTPGHIDFTAEVQRSLRVLDGAVVVFDGVAGVEPQSETVWHQAEKFNVPIIAFINKMDRLGADFYGSLKSIHERLTKNAYPIQLPIGAENNFKGVVDLLKEKAIIYLDEMGKEIKEEVPPPDLKEKIREYRHRLIEAIVEHDDKLMHQYLEGQEIKIEDLKKVLRKAIVEAKIVPVLCGSALKNKGVQPLLDAICDYLPSPLEVKPIEGFDPKTKEKIIRKPSDEEPFAALVFKIAADPFAGTLNYFRVYSGKLQAGSYVLNANNNEKERISRILRMHANKREEVKEIYAGEIAASVGLKNTATGHTLCDENHPIILEEITFPEPVISVAIEPKTKADQEKMSLVLSKLTQEDPTFKVKTDEETQQTIISGMGEFHLDILIERMKREFGLEVNVGKPQVAYKETITKPIKVEGKYIHQSGGRGQYGHCWLRLEPAERGKGFEFIDEIKGGIIPKEYIPAIKKGVIEALNEGVLAGYPVVDLKVAVYDGSFHEVDSSEIAFKIAAQRAIKEGEKMAAPVLLEPIMKLEVIVPEKFMGEVIGDLNAKRAKILETRTRGEARVIDALVPLAEMFGYATILRSMTEGRGSFTMEFSHYEEVPTNIQEKITTEVKK
- the rpsG gene encoding 30S ribosomal protein S7, with the translated sequence MRGKRAPLRKILPDPKYGSETIAKFINYVMRKGKKTLAQKIVYQSFEIVKEKTKEDPLEVFQRAIRNASPQVEVKSRRIGGANYQIPVPVNERRKFTLAARWLIEAAREKKGKSMIEKLAEEILAAAKNTGSAVEKKERLHKTAEANKAFAHLAKFVK
- the rpsL gene encoding 30S ribosomal protein S12, with amino-acid sequence MSPTISQLIKKGRKKIQKKSKSVALQTIFNILKRKRISKPSPFKRGVCLKVTTMTPKKPNSALRKIARVRLSSGEEITAYIPGIGHNLQEHSVVLVRGGRVKDLPGVRYHIVRGVYDAAPVEGRKQGRSLYGAKKSK
- a CDS encoding site-2 protease family protein, with amino-acid sequence MNLFFFFFIIIPSAVIHEYFHAWSADKLGDSTAKEAGRLTLNPLAHIDPFGTILIPLFLFIYTHGRFLFAYAKPVPFNPYLLKNQKYGPGIVAVAGPLANLALAIIFGLMVRFLPLNSFTHFLSMITFANIFLAVFNLVPIPPLDGSRILFSLLPTYFKRYERILERMGLFLILIFVFFGLPLIFAIVSFTFKLIIGRPLLLWG
- a CDS encoding 50S ribosomal protein L28, whose protein sequence is MSRICQICQRGTRVKISRSHSNIATKKRQYLNLKKKKIGKRKIKICTRCLKAKSKIKITKNRGVAQLV
- a CDS encoding PHP domain-containing protein, with product MKVDLHIHTYYSRDSLSRPKDIIEMALERGIQGLAITDHHEIKGAIEALKIAFDKNILIIPGLEVKSQEGDILALGITKKIPQGRPALETIRLIKKIGGLAILPHPFSWTNPFKFKKIDLTELINLIDAIEVLNAAIFRTANQKALFFSQKYSLPFTAGSDAHHPSFVGRSYLELIKEVKSEKEVFEEIKKKNTCLGGREINLLEMVKDKTFKTVKIIKSFLYARRK